In Gymnogyps californianus isolate 813 chromosome 1, ASM1813914v2, whole genome shotgun sequence, the following are encoded in one genomic region:
- the HELB gene encoding DNA helicase B, giving the protein MAASGRQREPVVELWGRAAAADSDSEAEEEVEEEPHLEEAALLEASGTKLAAALPPRRGVVIQEDNSKKEYVVVGRFPLVDPWWRVNVKAKKMGSKYFVQGYPSYFLRTDIEENNRQVFSLFLKECAVPEDFKQKFFTWLPMESMLSFRNLEEKLKQFQVSHLQTGEKQRDTKAYDIFYYVSKSFAGKAVLVALTFPTILEFLPILLPRHFCCLLDMVSWQRKTEENNGMDGEEVHFQDNMLTKLDEILQNEPWKLGFSRITYRELNLSYCEATWAAFCQCEHLLWKIPELQKNALILYDQLKKQCREMGHTYEDQDELADFVSKDMSVEHVWQSLEFLKDQNVVIREKKLVFLPHLYKSEKDIARYIGELLSNHSWQLDVDARKILNVSQTSREMVDNKMNVTQACEMEHLEENSPDSHNCENHFPEKEVGSTSGTQSKAEVDLDQVIAVKKICSNPVTIISGKGGCGKSTVVSCLFRHLKQMEKEVEAASKDFEEDLDASEEWNTFDRHGESEHMYTKKSLNVLFTAPTGRAASLLSEKTKLPAYTLHQIIYSFKSWRQSEHVQPWKFSAVTILIVDEGSLVSVHILSLVLKLLCEHAQLAKLIILGDTRQLPSIDPGNMLADIFEGLKSRGFSVELRTNHRAESQLIVDNASRISQRKLPEFDEVLKVSGWNEEMTMPSPEKKFIFIALPPGGDCDDLQTAIKTLLKKGPGLQDAKESQFIAFRRQDCDLINELCCLHYSNHVTRDHKNRLLFQINDKIACMRNTYLKDLLPDRGFRVDPNLHEHKSGETALTTEAAEEGKRLCNGDIFFITGDVEIDKQRLLTISSTYGSTFTVKYKALKKLCHIKHAWARTIHTFQGSEEKTVVYVVGNPGRQHWQHVYTAVTRGRCRVYVIAEEQHLRRAVTNRNVPRKTRLQRFLREAIAEASNCPKQTSSPLMKSWQSQELETRSVSVTQGAPDPSEPLTDLIKQEGSAVLNKEEQMGNLQQNLCKRQIPAENPEGAMKIPSATVQDSPLGSSRLQNLTLQQPTPRKLFKS; this is encoded by the exons ATGGCGGCGTCCGGCCGGCAGCGGGAGCCGGTGGTGGAGCTGTGGGGG cgggcggcagcggcggaCTCGGACTCGGAGGCCGAGGAGGAGGTCGAGGAGGAGCCGCACTTGGAGGAGGCTGCCCTCCTGGAGGCTTCCGGGACGAAGCTGGCGGCCGCGCTGCCCCCGCGCCGAGGCG TTGTTATACAAGAAGACAACTCCAAAAAGGAGTATGTAGTAGTCGGACGTTTTCCATTAGTTGACCCTTGGTGGAGAGTTAATgttaaagctaaaaaaatgGGGTCGAAGTACTTTGTGCAAGGATATCCATCGTATTTTCTGCGGACTGATATAGAAGAAAACAACCGACAAGTCTTTTCGCTCTTTCTTAAGGAATGTGCTGTTCCCGaggattttaaacaaaagttttttACTTGGCTTCCTATGGAGTCTATGCTGAGTTTTAGAAATcttgaagaaaaactaaaacagttCCAAGTTTCACACTTACAGACAGGGGAGAAACAAAGAGACACCAAGGCTTATGACATCTTTTACTATGTTTCGAAATCAT TTGCAGGAAAGGCAGTATTGGTAGCTCTGACTTTTCCAACGATACTGGAGTTCTTGCCGATTCTTCTGCCACGCCATTTTTGTTGTCTGTTGGATATGGTGTCTtggcaaagaaagactgaagaaaacaatgGTATGGATGGTGAGGAAGTACATTTTCAAGACAACATGCTAACAAAATTGGATGAGATATTACAGAATGAGCCATGGAAACTTGGATTCAGCAGG ATTACTTATAGGGAACTGAACCTTTCTTACTGTGAGGCAACGTGGGCCGCCTTCTGTCAGTGTGAACATCTCCTCTGGAAGATTCCTGAGTTGCAGAAGAATGCATTAATTCTGTATGATCAACTCAAGAAACAGTGTAGAGAAATGGGACACACTTATGAAGATCAAGATGAATTAGCTGATTTTGTATCTAAAGATATGTCCGTTGAGCATGTTTGGCAATCTCTTGAATTTTTGAAAGATCAGAACGTAGTGATTAGGGAGAAAAAACTAGTGTTTCTGCCTCATCTttacaaatctgaaaaagaCATTGCAAGGTATATAGGTGAACTTCTGTCAAACCACTCGTGGCAACTGGATGTTGATGCGAGAAAGATACTTAATGTTTCCCAGACATCAAGAGAAATGGTAGATAACAAAATGAATGTTACCCAGGCTTGTGAAATGGAGCATCTGGAGGAAAATAGTCCGGACAGCCATAACTGTGAAAATCACTTTCCTGAAAAGGAAGTGGGGTCTACATCTGGTACCCAAAGTAAAGCAGAGGTAGACTTAGATCAGGTGATTGCTGTGAAAAAGATTTGTTCTAATCCTGTCACAATCATAAGTGGaaaaggaggctgtgggaagagTACAGTAGTTAGCTGCCTTTTTCGTCACTtaaagcagatggaaaaagaagTGGAAGCTGCTTCTAAGGACTTTGAAGAAGACCTGGATGCGTCTGAGGAGTGGAATACCTTTGATCGTCATGGGGAGTCAGAGCATATgtacacaaaaaaatctttgaatgtACTATTTACTGCACCTACAGGGAGGGCGGCAAGCCTTTTGAGTGAAAAAACTAAGCTTCCTGCATATACACTCCATCAg ATCATCTATAGTTTTAAATCGTGGAGGCAGAGTGAACATGTACAGCCATGGAAGTTTTCTGCTGTGACGATTCTGATTGTGGATGAAGGAAGTTTGGTGTCTGTACACATTCTtagtttagttttaaaactCTTGTGTGAGCATGCTCAGCTTGCCAAACTTATTATTCTAG GTGATACTAGACAGCTACCAAGCATAGACCCAGGAAACATGTTAGCTGATATCTTTGAGGGTCTAAAATCAAGAGGCTTTTCTGTGGAACTGCGAACTAATCACAGAGCTGAATCACAACTAATTGTAGATAACGCATCAAG AATCTCTCAGCGGAAGCTTCCTGAATTTGATGAGGTGCTGAAAGTTTCTGGTTGGAATGAGGAAATGACAATGCCAAGCCCGGAgaagaaattcatttttattgctttgccTCCTGGCGGGGATTGTGACG ATTTGCAAACTGCCATAAAGACTTTACTTAAAAAAGGACCAGGATTGCAGGATGCCAAAGAGTCGCAGTTCATTGCTTTCAGAAG GCAAGATTGCGATCTAATAAATGAACTTTGTTGCCTGCACTATTCAAATCATGTAACCAG AGACCATAAAAACCgacttttatttcaaatcaatGACAAGATTGCCTGCATGCGGAATACATATCTCAAGGATCTCTTGCCAGACCGTGGTTTCAGAGTGGATCCTAATCTCCATGAACACAAAAGTGGAGAAACAGCCCTCACTACAGAGGCTGCTGAGGAGGGCAAACGACTATGCAACGGagatatatttttcataacagGG GATGTAGAAATTGATAAACAGCGCTTATTGACCATCAGCAGCACATATGGCTCCACTTTCACTGTGAAGTATAAGGCACTGAAGAAGCTATGTCACATAAAACATGCATGGGCCAGAACTATTCACAcatttcag GGTTCTGAGGAAAAAACCGTTGTCTATGTGGTTGGCAATCCTGGCCGTCAGCACTGGCAGCACGTGTACACAGCCGTGACCAGAGGACGCTGCCGTGTCTATGTTATAGCCGAAGAGCAGCACCTCAGGAGAGCAGTCACTAACAGGAACGTGCCCAGAAAAACTCGCTTACAGAGATTTTTGAGAGAGGCAATCGCAGAAGCAAGCAACTGTCCCAAACAAACTTCCTCTCCCCTGATGAAGAGCTGGCAAAGTCAAGAGCTTGAGACTCGGTCTGTTTCAGTAACTCAAGGTGCTCCTGACCCATCTGAACCTCTGACTGACTTGATTAAACAGGAAGGGTCAGCAGTTCTCAATAAAGAAGAGCAGATGGGCAATTTGCAGCAAAATCTGTGTAAAAGACAAATTCCTGCAGAGAATCCTGAGGGTGCTATGAAAATACCCTCT GCAACAGTACAGGATTCCCCACTTGGGTCTTCCAGACTTCAGAATCTAACTTTGCAACAACCGACTCCTAGGAAGCTTTTCAAAAGCTAA